In Salvelinus sp. IW2-2015 linkage group LG8, ASM291031v2, whole genome shotgun sequence, the sequence NNNNNNNNNNNNNNNNNNNNNNNNNNNNNNNNNNNNNNNNNNNNNNNNNNNNNNNNNNNNNNNNNNNNNNNNNNNNNNNNNNNNNNNNNNNNNNNNNNNNNNNNNNNNNNNNNNNNNNNNNNNNNNNNNNNNNNNNNNNNNNNNNNNNNNNNNNNNNNNNNNNNNNNNNNNNNNNNNNNNNNNNNNNNNNNNNNNNNNNNNNNNNNNNNNNNNNNNNNNNNNNNNNNNNNNNNNNNNNNNNNNNNNNNNNNNNNNNNNNNNNNNNNNNNNNNNNNNNNNNNNNNNNNNNNNNNNNNNNNNNNNNNNNNNNNNNNNNNNNNNNNNNNNNNNNNNNNNNNNNNNNNNNNNNNNNNNNNNNNNNNNNNNNNNNNNNNNNNNNNNNNNNNNNNNNNNNNNNNNNNNNNNNNNNNNNNNNNNNNNNNNNNNNNNNNNNNNNNNNNNNNNNNNNNNNNNNNNNNNNNNNNNNNNNNNNNNNNNNNNNNNNNNNNNNNNNNNNNNNNNNNNNNNNNNNNNNNNNNNNNNNNNNNNNNNNNNNNNNNNNNNNNNNNNNNNNNNNNNNNNNNNNNNNNNNNNNNNNNNNNNNNNNNNNNNNNNNNNNNNNNNNNNNNNNNNNNNNNNNNNNNNNNNNNNNNNNNNNNNNNNNNNNNNNNNNNNNNNNNNNNNNNNNNNNNNNNNNNNNNNNNNNNNNNNNNNNNNNNNNNNNNNNNNNNNNNNNNNNNNNNNNNNNNNNNNNNNNNNNNNNNNNNNNNNNNNNNNNNNNNNNNNNNNNNNNNNNNNNNNNNNNNNNNNNNNNNNNNNNNNNNNNNNNNNNNNNNNNNNNNNNNNNNNNNNNNNNNNNNNNNNNNNNNNNNNNNNNNNNNNNNNNNNNNNNNNNNNNNNNNNNNNNNNNNNNNNNNNNNNNNNNNNNNNNNNNNNNNNNNNNNNNNNNNNNNNNNNNNNNNNNNNNNNNNNNNNNNNNNNNNNNNNNNNNNNNNNNNNNNNNNNNNNNNNNNNNNNNNNNNNNNNNNNNNNNNNNNNNNNNNNNNNNNNNNNNNNNNNNNNNNNNNNNNNNNNNNNNNNNNNNNNNNNNNNNNNNNNNNNNNNNNNNNNNNNNNNNNNNNNNNNNNNNNNNNNNNNNNNNNNNNNNNNNNNNNNNNNNNNNNNNNNNNNNNNNNNNNNNNNNNNNNNNNNNNNNNNNNNNNNNNNNNNNNNNNNNNNNNNNNNNNNNNNNNNNNNNNNNNNNNNNNNNNNNNNNNNNNNNNNNNNNNNNNNNNNNNNNNNNNNNNNNNNNNNNNNNNNNNNNNNNNNNNNNNNNNNNNNNNNNNNNNNNNNNNNNNNNNNNNNNNNNNNNNNNNNNNNNNNNNNNNNNNNNNNNNNNNNNNNNNNNNNNNNNNNNNNNNNNNNNNNNNNNNNNNNNNNNNNNNNNNNNNNNNNNNNNNNNNNNNNNNNNNNNNNNNNNNNNNNNNNNNNNNNNNNNNNNNNNNNNNNNNNNNNNNNNNNNNNNNNNNNNNNNNNNNNNNNNNNNNNNNNNNNNNNNNNNNNNNNNNNNNNNNNNNNNNNNNNNNNNNNNNNNNNNNNNNNNNNNNNNNNNNNNNNNNNNNNNNNNNNNNNNNNNNNNNNNNNNNNNNNNNNNNNNNNNNNNNNNNNNNNNNNNNNNNNNNNNNNNNNNNNNNNNNNNNNNNNNNNNNNNNNNNNNNNNNNNNNNNNNNNNNNNNNNNNNNNNNNNNNNNNNNNNNNNNNNNNNNNNNNNNNNNNNNNNNNNNNNNNNNNNNNNNNNNNNNNNNNNNNNNNNNNNNNNNNNNNNNNNNNNNNNNNNNNNNNNNNNNNNNNNNNNNNNNNNNNNNNNNNNNNNNNNNNNNNNNNNNNNNNNNNNNNNNNNNNNNNNNNNNNNNNNNNNNNNNNNNNNNNNNNNNNNNNNNNNNNNNNNNNNNNNNNNNNNNNNNNNNNNNNNNNNNNNNNNNNNNNNNNNNNNNNNNNNNNNNNNNNNNNNNNNNNNNNNNNNNNNNNNNNNNNNNNNNNNNNNNNNNNNNNNNNNNNNNNNNNNNNNNNNNNNNNNNNNNNNNNNNNNNNNNNNNNNNNNNNNNNNNNNNNNNNNNNNNNNNNNNNNNNNNNNNNNNNNNNNNNNNNNNNNNNNNNNNNNNNNNNNNNNNNNNNNNNNNNNNNNNNNNNNNNNNNNNNNNNNNNNNNNNNNNNNNNNNNNNNNNNNNNNNNNNNNNNNNNNNNNNNNNNNNNNNNNNNNNNNNNNNNNNNNNNNNNNNNNNNNNNNNNNNNNNNNNNNNNNNNNNNNNNNNNNNNNNNNNNNNNNNNNNNNNNNNNNNNNNNNNNNNNNNNNNNNNNNNNNNNNNNNNNNNNNNNNNNNNNNNNNNNNNNNNNNNNNNNNNNNNNNNNNNNNNNNNNNNNNNNNNNNNNNNNNNNNNNNNNNNNNNNNNNNNNNNNNNNNNNNNNNNNNNNNNNNNNNNNNNNNNNNNNNNNNNNNNNNNNNNNNNNNNNNNNNNNNNNNNNNNNNNNNNNNNNNNNNNNNNNNNNNNNNNNNNNNNNNNNNNNNNNNNNNNNNNNNNNNNNNNNNNNNNNNNNNNNNNNNNNNNNNNNNNNNNNNNNNNNNNNNNNNNNNNNNNNNNNNNNNNNNNNNNNNNNNNNNNNNNNNNNNNNNNNNNNNNNNNNNNNNNNNNNNNNNNNNNNNNNNNNNNNNNNNNNNNNNNNNNNNNNNNNNNNNNNNNNNNNNNNNNNNNNNNNNNNNNNNNNNNNNNNNNNNNNNNNNNNNNNNNNNNNNNNNNNNNNNNNNNNNNNNNNNNNNNNNNNNNNNNNNNNNNNNNNNNNNNNNNNNNNNNNNNNNNNNNNNNNNNNNNNNNNNNNNNNNNNNNNNNNNNNNNNNNNNNNNNNNNNNNNNNNNNNNNNNNNNNNNNNNNNNNNNNNNNNNNNNNNNNNNNNNNNNNNNNNNNNNNNNNNNNNNNNNNNNNNNNNNNNNNNNNNNNNNNNNNNNNNNNNNNNNNNNNNNNNNNNNNNNNNNNNNNNNNNNNNNNNNNNNNNNNNNNNNNNNNNNNNNNNNNNNNNNNNNNNNNNNNNNNNNNNNNNNNNNNNNNNNNNNNNNNNNNNNNNNNNNNNNNNNNNNNNNNNNNNNNNNNNNNNNNNNNNNNNNNNNNNNNNNNNNNNNNNNNNNNNNNNNNNNNNNNNNNNNNNNNNNNNNNNNNNNNNNNNNNNNNNNNNNNNNNNNNNNNNNNNNNNNNNNNNNNNNNNNNNNNNNNNNNNNNNNNNNNNNNNNNNNNNNNNNNNNNNNNNNNNNNNNNNNNNNNNNNNNNNNNNNNNNNNNNNNNNNNNNNNNNNNNNNNNNNNNNNNNNNNNNNNNNNNNNNNNNNNNNNNNNNNNNNNNNNNNNNNNNNNNNNNNNNNNNNNNNNNNNNNNNNNNNNNNNNNNNNNNNNNNNNNNNNNNNNNNNNNNNNNNNNNNNNNNNNNNNNNNNNNNNNNNNNNNNNNNNNNNNNNNNNNNNNNNNNNNNNNNNNNNNNNNNNNNNNNNNNNNNNNNNNNNNNNNNNNNNNNNNNNNNNNNNNNNNNNNNNNNNNNNNNNNNNNNNNNNNNNNNNNNNNNNNNNNNNNNNNNNNNNNNNNNNNNNNNNNNNNNNNNNNNNNNNNNNNNNNNNNNNNNNNNNNNNNNNNNNNNNNNNNNNNNNNNNNNNNNNNNNNNNNNNNNNNNNNNNNNNNNNNNNNNNNNNNNNNNNNNNNNNNNNNNNNNNNNNNNNNNNNNNNNNNNNNNNNNNNNNNNNNNNNNNNNNNNNNNNNNNNNNNNNNNNNNNNNNNNNNNNNNNNNNNNNNNNNNNNNNNNNNNNNNNNNNNNNNNNNNNNNNNNNNNNNNNNNNNNNNNNNNNNNNNNNNNNNNNNNNNNNNNNNNNNNNNNNNNNNNNNNNNNNNNNNNNNNNNNNNNNNNNNNNNNNNNNNNNNNNNNNNNNNNNNNNNNNNNNNNNNNNNNNNNNNNNNNNNNNNNNNNNNNNNNNNNNNNNNNNNNNNNNNNNNNNNNNNNNNNNNNNNNNNNNNNNNNNNNNNNNNNNNNNNNNNNNNNNNNNNNNNNNNNNNNNNNNNNNNNNNNNNNNNNNNNNNNNNNNNNNNNNNNNNNNNNNNNNNNNNNNNNNNNNNNNNNNNNNNNNNNNNNNNNNNNNNNNNNNNNNNNNNNNNNNNNNNNNNNNNNNNNNNNNNNNNNNNNNNNNNNNNNNNNNNNNNNNNNNNNNNNNNNNNNNNNNNNNNNNNNNNNNNNNNNNNNNNNNNNNNNNNNNNNNNNNNNNNNNNNNNNNNNNNNNNNNNNNNNNNNNNNNNNNNNNNNNNNNNNNNNNNNNNNNNNNNNNNNNNNNNNNNNNNNNNNNNNNNNNNNNNNNNNNNNNNNNNNNNNNNNNNNNNNNNNNNNNNNNNNNNNNNNNNNNNNNNNNNNNNNNNNNNNNNNNNNNNNNNNNNNNNNNNNNNNNNNNNNNNNNNNNNNNNNNNNNNNNNNNNNNNNNNNNNNNNNNNNNNNNNNNNNNNNNNNNNNNNNNNNNNNNNNNNNNNNNNNNNNNNNNNNNNNNNNNNNNNNNNNNNNNNNNNNNNNNNNNNNNNNNNNNNNNNNNNNNNNNNNNNNNNNNNNNNNNNNNNNNNNNNNNNNNNNNNNNNNNNNNNNNNNNNNNNNNNNNNNNNNNNNNNNNNNNNNNNNNNNNNNNNNNNNNNNNNNNNNNNNNNNNNNNNNNNNNNNNNNNNNNNNNNNNNNNNNNNNNNNNNNNNNNNNNNNNNNNNNNNNNNNNNNNNNNNNNNNNNNNNNNNNNNNNNNNNNNNNNNNNNNNNNNNNNNNNNNNNNNNNNNNNNNNNNNNNNNNNNNNNNNNNNNNNNNNNNNNNNNNNNNNNNNNNNNNNNNNNNNNNNNNNNNNNNNNNNNNNNNNNNNNNNNNNNNNNNNNNNNNNNNNNNNNNNNNNNNNNNNNNNNNNNNNNNNNNNNNNNNNNNNNNNNNNNNNNNNNNNNNNNNNNNNNNNNNNNNNNNNNNNNNNNNNNNNNNNNNNNNNNNNNNNNNNNNNNNNNNNNNNNNNNNNNNNNNNNNNNNNNNNNNNNNNNNNNNNNNNNNNNNNNNNNNNNNNNNNNNNNNNNNNNNNNNNNNNNNNNNNNNNNNNNNNNNNNNNNNNNNNNNNNNNNNNNNNNNNNNNNNNNNNNNNNNNNNNNNNNNNNNNNNNNNNNNNNNNNNNNNNNNNNNNNNNNNNNNNNNNNNNNNNNNNNNNNNNNNNNNNNNNNNNNNNNNNNNNNNNNNNNNNNNNNNNNNNNNNNNNNNNNNNNNNNNNNNNNNNNNNNNNNNNNNNNNNNNNNNNNNNNNNNNNNNNNNNNNNNNNNNNNNNNNNNNNNNNNNNNNNNNNNNNNNNNNNNNNNNNNNNNNNNNNNNNNNNNNNNNNNNNNNNNNNNNNNNNNNNNNNNNNNNNNNNNNNNNNNNNNNNNNNNNNNNNNNNNNNNNNNNNNNNNNNNNNNNNNNNNNNNNNNNNNNNNNNNNNNNNNNNNNNNNNNNNNNNNNNNNNNNNNNNNNNNNNNNNNNNNNNNNNNNNNNNNNNNNNNNNNNNNNNNNNNNNNNNNNNNNNNNNNNNNNNNNNNNNNNNNNNNNNNNNNNNNNNNNNNNNNNNNNNNNNNNNNNNNNNNNNNNNNNNNNNNNNNNNNNNNNNNNNNNNNNNNNNNNNNNNNNNNNNNNNNNNNNNNNNNNNNNNNNNNNNNNNNNNNNNNNNNNNNNNNNNNNNNNNNNNNNNNNNNNNNNNNNNNNNNNNNNNNNNNNNNNNNNNNNNNNNNNNNNNNNNNNNNNNNNNNNNNNNNNNNNNNNNNNNNNNNNNNNNNNNNNNNNNNNNNNNNNNNNNNNNNNNNNNNNNNNNNNNNNNNNNNNNNNNNNNNNNNNNNNNNNNNNNNNNNNNNNNNNNNNNNNNNNNNNNNNNNNNNNNNNNNNNNNNNNNNNNNNNNNNNNNNNNNNNNNNNNNNNNNNNNNNNNNNNNNNNNNNNNNNNNNNNNNNNNNNNNNNNNNNNNNNNNNNNNNNNNNNNNNNNNNNNNNNNNNNNNNNNNNNNNNNNNNNNNNNNNNNNNNNNNNNNNNNNNNNNNNNNNNNNNNNNNNNNNNNNNNNNNNNNNNNNNNNNNNNNNNNNNNNNNNNNNNNNNNNNNNNNNNNNNNNNNNNNNNNNNNNNNNNNNNNNNNNNNNNNNNNNNNNNNNNNNNNNNNNNNNNNNNNNNNNNNNNNNNNNNNNNNNNNNNNNNNNNNNNNNNNNNNNNNNNNNNNNNNNNNNNNNNNNNNNNNNNNNNNNNNNNNNNNNNNNNNNNNNNNNNNNNNNNNNNNNNNNNNNNNNNNNNNNNNNNNNNNNNNNNNNNNNNNNNNNNNNNNNNNNNNNNNNNNNNNNNNNNNNNNNNNNNNNNNNNNNNNNNNNNNNNNNNNNNNNNNNNNNNNNNNNNNNNNNNNNNNNNNNNNNNNNNNNNNNNNNNNNNNNNNNNNNNNNNNNNNNNNNNNNNNNNNNNNNNNNNNNNNNNNNNNNNNNNNNNNNNNNNNNNNNNNNNNNNNNNNNNNNNNNNNNNNNNNNNNNNNNNNNNNNNNNNNNNNNNNNNNNNNNNNNNNNNNNNNNNNNNNNNNNNNNNNNNNNNNNNNNNNNNNNNNNNNNNNNNNNNNNNNNNNNNNNNNNNNNNNNNNNNNNNNNNNNNNNNNNNNNNNNNNNNNNNNNNNNNNNNNNNNNNNNNNNNNNNNNNNNNNNNNNNNNNNNNNNNNNNNNNNNNNNNNNNNNNNNNNNNNNNNNNNNNNNNNNNNNNNNNNNNNNNNNNNNNNNNNNNNNNNNNNNNNNNNNNNNNNNNNNNNNNNNNNNNNNNNNNNNNNNNNNNNNNNNNNNNNNNNNNNNNNNNNNNNNNNNNNNNNNNNNNNNNNNNNNNNNNNNNNNNNNNNNNNNNNNNNNNNNNNNNNNNNNNNNNNNNNNNNNNNNNNNNNNNNNNNNNNNNNNNNNNNNNNNNNNNNNNNNNNNNNNNNNNNNNNNNNNNNNNNNNNNNNNNNNNNNNNNNNNNNNNNNNNNNNNNNNNNNNNNNNNNNNNNNNNNNNNNNNNNNNNNNNNNNNNNNNNNNNNNNNNNNNNNNNNNNNNNNNNNNNNNNNNNNNNNNNNNNNNNNNNNNNNNNNNNNNNNNNNNNNNNNNNNNNNNNNNNNNNNNNNNNNNNNNNNNNNNNNNNNNNNNNNNNNNNNNNNNNNNNNNNNNNNNNNNNNNNNNNNNNNNNNNNNNNNNNNNNNNNNNNNNNNNNNNNNNNNNNNNNNNNNNNNNNNNNNNNNNNNNNNNNNNNNNNNNNNNNNNNNNNNNNNNNNNNNNNNNNNNNNNNNNNNNNNNNNNNNNNNNNNNNNNNNNNNNNNNNNNNNNNNNNNNNNNNNNNNNNNNNNNNNNNNNNNNNNNNNNNNNNNNNNNNNNNNNNNNNNNNNNNNNNNNNNNNNNNNNNNNNNNNNNNNNNNNNNNNNNNNNNNNNNNNNNNNNNNNNNNNNNNNNNNNNNNNNNNNNNNNNNNNNNNNNNNNNNNNNNNNNNNNNNNNNNNNNNNNNGTGGGTTGTAGACCAGTAGTTTAGCCCTCATGCCGGCCAGCTGGTGCTCTCCTACTGTACACTCCACCATCCAGGTCCCCACCGTGGCCGGCCTCATCTCCACTGTGCCAAACACACctggagagggggacagagaccaAGGTGGGACAGGTGACATTCTTGATTgactattattttattgtgtgtgtgtgtgtgtgtgttgtgtgtgtgtgtgtgtgtgtgtgtgtgtgtggtgtggtgtgtgttggtgtgtgtgtgtgtgtgtggtgtgtggtggtgtgtgtgtgtgtgtgtgtgttgtgtgtgtgtgtgtttgtgtgtgtgtgtgtgtgtgtgtgtgtgtgtctgtggtttttgttttgtggtgtgtgtgtgtgtgtgtgtggtaactgggttgtgtggtgtgtgtggtaactgtggctgtgtgtgtgtttgtgtgtgtgtttgttgtgtttacCAGGATAGAGGTTGTACACCCCCATGCGATGCTCCTGCTCCTTGTGAATGCTGAAGGGCAGACCGTGGAAGTGGGCGGCGTGATACTCTCCGTTGCCCCCGACATTCAGCAGGTGCCACCTGACTTGCTGGTGCTGGGCAACCATCAGACCAGGAAGTGTCTCTGCCACGTAGCCGTTTATCGCTACGGTAACAAGGAAAGATTTTCCAGAGAAATGAATCTCAAACACAAACAATCGATCAGATATGAGTATGAACCTAAACAAACAGAGAAATTCACTAGAAAtctattttaatgtatttattatgAAACTAATATTGATATTAGGAGGGAGTCTGAGTAACTTTACCTGCAAACTTGTTGCTGAGCTGAAACCAGGGGTCATCTCTCCGGGCCTGGCAGGGCGGGATGCAGTACTGACGGATGTTCTCGTCCAGGTACCAGCTCTTMGTCTCGTCGAAGGTGTGGAAGAGGAGGGCGTACTCCTGTAGGTTGGGCTGTAGGTTCAGTTGGGGGTGGAGGGTGCCTGGTTTACAGATTACTAAGGGGCCAATCAGACCAGAGTGGAGGTCCTTCTCCTGTTGCAGGGGTGAGAACAGAACACAAAGCCACACAGTCAAATACGCACGCCAGAACAATACGTGCATGCAGGGAAAAGCATGTCAAAACACTGATAAGCTATCTAAGGAAAATAAAAGACACTTATGAGGCCTAWCTATGAGCTAGCTTTGTAATATACAGTAAGTGTTGACAGTGACACCTGCCTTATTCTGTGTAGAGTAGTAGGCCCCGGRCTTACAGTCAAACTCTGCAGCGGTGGGCCCCTGCTTCCTGGTGATCCTCCAGSTGTAGACCCTGACCTCCCCAGGCTGGACCACCTCCCCAGGGACCCCCYCCACCCCGGCCCCGGAGGACTGACCATCACCCTGGCTCTTATCATACACCCCATGGAGGTGCAGGGAGTACGGCCTGGACGCCATGTTCTTGAAGGTCACCTGTCAAGATCAGGATCAAGATTAAAAACAGGATCAAGATTAAGATCAGGTGAATGTTTAACAGCAGAACACACAGAATCTGATATCTGAGTAGATGCCATGAAAATAATATTGCAGTGAATTCAGGGGGTAACGCAAccgggattcaaaccagggttcCTGCAACTGTCCAGAATCTTAGCCACTACACCAAGAACTCCGAAACACCTTGATGAGGTTAGTAGTAGTTGAGCTAAAGCCACTAAAATATGAATTGATTTGAAACATCTGTGAATGAATAAGATGATCATTGATCTCCACTCACGGTAAGGAGGTCYTTGACCTCAGCTTTAATGATAGGACCCATGAGTCCCAGATGTTCCTGCAGCTCTCCTCTGGTGACGGGGATCTGGAATTCTCTCTCACTGTAGGCCCTGAACACCACCTTCTTATATTCCACCAGGAACTTCCTCATTCCCCTACGCCTCTCTCTGGGGAGGGAACAGTTGAAAGTTGATTAGCTGATCAATACCCTGATAAAAGACAGCTTGCCGTTGATCAATACCCTGATAAAAGACAGCTTGCCGTTGATCAATACCCTAATAAAAGACAGCTTGCCGTTGATCAATACCCTGATAAAAGACAGCTTGCCGTTGATCAATACCCTGATAAAAGACAGCTTGCAGttgaaacgttggtaaataaatGATTGCATTGGAGCTACTAGAGAGCAGCTTTCRTTTTAAACTGAGCTGATCAATRAGAAAcaggatttatttagaaatctATCAAAAATGAATAGTCAAACAGATGGgaccagacacagattaagcctagttctgGACTAAAYAGCAtattcaattgagattctccattgaagTGCTCCCCAAAGACTAAGCATAAGTGTCCAAGAAACCAGATACTTACAAAAGCCAAACACTACCTTGTTTTTATGAGCTGATGTGGTTTCCTGATCCCATAGTCCCATGTGATCTCCTGTGCAGCGATGTAGTAGCTGCGGTATTGTCCATCTGTGGTCCTCAggtccaggttttcctctatccCTATGTAGGCTGTCCCAGTGTCTTCCTCACTATAGTCATCATACTCCAGAGACACTGCYTTCCTGGGAGCCGTCTTGTTGTCATTGGAGACATTGGAGAAGTCTAGATCCAACAAATCCAGTAGAGGGGTGTCCAGCTCTGTGTGAGTGTTGTTGCTTAGGGGATGCACATCCCCAGCTTTCTGCTCCTCCCTCTGCTGCTGCACCTTCAMCTGATCCAACACCTCCACCTTCTGCTCCTCCCTCTGCTGCTGCACCTTCAGCTGATCCAACGCCTCCACCTTCTGCTCCTCCCTCTGCTGCTGCACCTTCAGCTGATCCGGGAGAGCTTCCAAAGTTTTGTTCAAGGGGTCTAGATCCATCCATCCGTCTAACTCCAAGAGTAGAGGGTCCTTATCTGCGTGATTGGTGGTTAGGGGATGTGAATCTCGATCCAGCTCCCCCTTttgcctctccctctgctcctgcACCTTTAAGAACCCCTCACCCTGCGCCTCCTGCTCCTTCTGCTGATCCAACACCTCcaccttctgctcctctctctgctcctgctcTAGTGCCTCCCCATACACCCGACCCTTCCACTCCTTCAGAACCTCTTCCTCACAGTTCTCCACCAGCTTGTTGCGCTCTCCATTCTCTCCACCCTCCAACCCGGCCTGGCGTCTCTGTCTCCCGTTCCCCCCCTGCTCCCCACCCAGGTCCCCTCCCTCCTGGTTCTCTGAAGCTTTCCACTCCCCGTCCTTCTCCAGTTGCTCTAGAACATCTTGTCTCTTCCCCCCCTGCTCCTCACCCAGGCCCCCTCCCTCCTGGGTCTCTGAAGCCTTCcactctccatccttctccagtTGCTTCAGAACGTCTGTGGGGATCCCTCCCTGGGAGAGCAGGTTGCCCTCCTCGTCAGCAGACAACACCGTCACATACCTGACCTCACAGATTGACCTCTGGTCCCCTGCCTTAAATGTGACATTGTTATCAGACCCGTGGTCCCCTGATTCTCCGATGGCGACTTCGTTATCTGTGTCATTTCCTGTTTGCGGTGTTGTTGTGTTCTGGTTTAAGCCAGGTTGCTTCCTGCAGACTCTGACAGCTACGGTCCTGTTCTGTGGCTGGGGGTGGTGGGATCTGGGTTTGAAGAAGTTGTCTACGTAATCAGGCAGGATGTCCTCCAGGCCATACTCTACGTCTTCGTTGTCCACCAGCAGATCAATGTTACAAGACAGGACGGAGTAGCGGGCGCTCATGCCACGGCTTTTCAGACTGCCGTCGAACGCACTGATCTCCCACTCACCTTAGGATGAAAAAAACATCAGCTCACAACGCTCCAGAAAACACCTCTCAGGTCAGGGTCAGGTTTTAGTAGGACGCACCGTAGTGAAAACCTGTGTTCTTAATGGACCTGGAGCACCTCCCTGTTTAAAATATGTTCTTCCATTTGATGCCTACTGAATACAACTGCAGTAGGATCATTTGACCTTACCGATTAGCTGAGTCTCCATGGTAACGGTCTCCCCGGACATTGGGAAGAGTGTGAGGACGGACTCGTACACGTTGTCTTTCATGAAGGGGTTTCCTGTGAAGTAGACGGACAAGAAGTCGCTCTGCGTCCCCACGTTGGCCAGGTGCCAGAAGGTCACGTCATCCTTACACACCTGGACCCTCTGCTCATTGAACATAATCCCGTTCACGTCTGTAAACAAAAACGAGATCaagataaaaaaaacatagcaCACAAAAAGGGTGACAGAGCAGACATGTGTCACCACTTTTATCAAGAACCAAGATAACCAGGCAGGAAAACCTCACTTACTGTAGATGACATTGGAGTTGTAGAAGTCAGGGTCTGTAGGGTTGACCATGGAGGGGTCTTTGCTGTACTTCTGAATGTTGTCATTGATGTACCAACTCTTGTTCTCATCAAACACAGCAAACATCAACTGCTTCACTTTATCTGGGCCCACCTGCAAGTTGGACATCTTAGGTTATGATCACAACCTCTCACACTGCTACAAACAACAAAATCTAAGTTGTCAGTGTATGACTTGATCAAGCTGCAGGAGAGACAATGCACTAATATGTCATATTGAGCCAGTTTCAGGGACACATCTCGATTCTTCAATGAAAGTTATTCTTATTCCAAGactagacttaatctgtgtctgaaaAACCAACCCAATGTGTCATTATGGACATATGAAGGGTCGATTCTGACCAGCCGCCCCCTGGTGTCCATGGAGTCCTTCTTGCAGATGAGGAGGGGTCCTACGAGGCCAGTGGCCAGGTCTCTCTCAGGGTTGATGGTACTCTGGTACAGACGGGTCAGACACTGGGGGTCTCTCTCCAGGGGCCCGTCCTCTGCTGTTAGTTTCCACACATACCCATATGTCCCGTTGGGGGGTACAGCCAGGGAGCGTAGGTCCTTTtcaccctctacacacacacacacacacacacatatacaccggGGGGAACAGTGATGACTAATGATTCAGGAATGACTAAGAGACTAAGAGATTTTATTAGTCTAACAGAATGACTATTAGACTAATAAAACTTTTTATGAGTTTCTCCAGACCTCAACATATAAACACACCGGATATGATGACTATTCCATAAAGGATTTATTATGATTATGATTCCAAATGTAAATG encodes:
- the f8 gene encoding coagulation factor VIII isoform X2, giving the protein MDTRGRLVGPDKVKQLMFAVFDENKSWYINDNIQKYSKDPSMVNPTDPDFYNSNVIYNVNGIMFNEQRVQVCKDDVTFWHLANVGTQSDFLSVYFTGNPFMKDNVYESVLTLFPMSGETVTMETQLIGEWEISAFDGSLKSRGMSARYSVLSCNIDLLVDNEDVEYGLEDILPDYVDNFFKPRSHHPQPQNRTVAVRVCRKQPGLNQNTTTPQTGNDTDNEVAIGESGDHGSDNNVTFKAGDQRSICEVRYVTVLSADEEGNLLSQGGIPTDVLKQLEKDGEWKASETQEGGGLGEEQGGKRQDVLEQLEKDGEWKASENQEGGDLGGEQGGNGRQRRQAGLEGGENGERNKLVENCEEEVLKEWKGRVYGEALEQEQREEQKVEVLDQQKEQEAQGEGFLKVQEQRERQKGELDRDSHPLTTNHADKDPLLLELDGWMDLDPLNKTLEALPDQLKVQQQREEQKVEALDQLKVQQQREEQKVEVLDQXKVQQQREEQKAGDVHPLSNNTHTELDTPLLDLLDLDFSNVSNDNKTAPRKAVSLEYDDYSEEDTGTAYIGIEENLDLRTTDGQYRSYYIAAQEITWDYGIRKPHQLIKTRERRRGMRKFLVEYKKVVFRAYSEREFQIPVTRGELQEHLGLMGPIIKAEVKDLLTVTFKNMASRPYSLHLHGVYDKSQGDGQSSGAGVXGVPGEVVQPGEVRVYXWRITRKQGPTAAEFDCKXGAYYSTQNKAGDLHSGLIGPLVICKPGTLHPQLNLQPNLQEYALLFHTFDETKSWYLDENIRQYCIPPCQARRDDPWFQLSNKFAAINGYVAETLPGLMVAQHQQVRWHLLNVGGNGEYHAAHFHGLPFSIHKEQEHRMGVYNLYPGVFGTVEMRPATVGTWMVECTVGEHQLAGMRAKLLVYNPRCIQPLGLRSGRIDNSQITASDHIGNWEARLARLELSGSVNAWMGADQKSWIQVDLQRPTLIHGIQTQGARASLGLKDYFIMYFTLSYSLDQETWTNYRGNSTKPAYIFNGNLDGSKVKENHLSPPILGRYIRLQPVTIQRNPALRMELLGCDVNSCSFPLGLQRRSVPDSSFRASSFLQTWRLSWSPALARLRQDGSANAWRPKANNPHEWLQVDFXVIKRITGVVTQGAWSILTQMMVTEFSVTISDTGHSWSNVVDEGTQREKMFLGNSEPDEEMLNLFDPPLFARFIRIHPKGWVNDIALRLEFLGCDTQQRH